The Methyloferula stellata AR4 genome includes a window with the following:
- the cobT gene encoding nicotinate-nucleotide--dimethylbenzimidazole phosphoribosyltransferase, which translates to MTKTTLSLHDDVRHLLALMPGPNQDAINAAASRDAQLTKPPGSLGRLEEIVLWLAAWQSGAAPKVEAPLVCVFAANHGVTQQGVSAYPAEVTHQMVANFRSGGAAINQICKSFDLRLEVIELSLDRPTQDFTSAPAMSEDECLAAFTRGREAVQQGADLLCLGEMGIGNTTSAAAIYAALYGGKPELWTGRGTGLDNAGLARKQKAVAAGLALHNGSLSEPLEALRRLGGFEIAALAGAILEARLQRIPVVLDGYIVTAAAAVLHALNPAAIDHCIAGHASPEGAHAEVLIRLGKRPLLDLGMRLGEASGAALAAGTIKAALACHQGMATFAEAGVANKDK; encoded by the coding sequence ATGACCAAAACCACGCTCTCCTTGCATGACGATGTGCGTCATCTCCTCGCGCTGATGCCCGGCCCAAATCAAGACGCCATCAATGCCGCGGCAAGCCGCGATGCGCAATTGACGAAACCGCCCGGAAGTCTCGGCCGGCTCGAAGAGATCGTCCTGTGGCTCGCAGCTTGGCAAAGCGGTGCGGCACCCAAGGTCGAAGCACCGCTTGTCTGCGTCTTCGCTGCCAATCATGGCGTGACGCAACAAGGCGTCTCGGCCTATCCGGCGGAAGTCACGCATCAAATGGTTGCGAATTTCCGCTCCGGCGGCGCAGCGATCAACCAGATCTGCAAAAGCTTCGATCTTCGTCTCGAGGTGATCGAACTGTCGCTCGACCGGCCGACTCAGGATTTCACATCGGCGCCCGCGATGAGCGAAGACGAATGCCTGGCCGCTTTCACACGCGGCCGTGAGGCCGTGCAGCAAGGCGCGGATCTTCTTTGCCTCGGCGAGATGGGAATCGGAAATACCACATCGGCGGCGGCGATCTATGCCGCACTTTACGGCGGCAAGCCCGAGCTTTGGACCGGGCGCGGCACCGGCCTCGATAACGCCGGCCTTGCACGCAAGCAAAAAGCCGTCGCCGCCGGTCTCGCACTGCACAATGGCTCTTTGTCGGAGCCGCTCGAGGCGCTGCGCCGCCTCGGCGGATTCGAGATCGCCGCGCTGGCAGGTGCCATTTTAGAGGCACGTTTGCAGCGCATTCCTGTGGTGCTCGACGGCTATATCGTCACCGCGGCGGCCGCCGTGCTGCATGCGCTCAATCCAGCGGCCATCGACCATTGCATCGCGGGACATGCCTCCCCGGAAGGCGCCCATGCGGAGGTCTTGATCAGACTCGGCAAAAGGCCTCTACTGGACCTCGGAATGCGGCTTGGCGAGGCCAGCGGCGCCGCCCTGGCGGCTGGAACCATCAAGGCGGCTCTGGCTTGCCACCAAGGCATGGCGACATTCGCGGAAGCAGGCGTCGCCAACAAGGACAAATGA
- the cobD gene encoding threonine-phosphate decarboxylase CobD: protein MNHGGDLSEAIAHYGGAPQDWLDLSTGINPRPWPVPASLFADALHRLPAQADQEALILSAAEAYNAPKEAAIVPAPGTQALIQWLPHLAPPGGVAILGPTYSEHAQSWQRAGRTVFPIADMKALPREVRHVIVVNPNNPDGRIFESARFKQIADEMRSRGGWLIVDESFADIDPAIGCAALCTDLPIVVLRSFGKFFGLPGLRLGFLIAEPRIAASFEAALGPWAVSAPALTIGAAALKDRAWAVAARASLDMMAQRLDAILQMAGFRLVGGLPLFRLVQHADARALHKKLARKYIWCRRFDESPDRLRFGLPRDDKDLARLKEALVSP from the coding sequence ATGAATCACGGCGGCGATCTTTCAGAAGCGATCGCGCATTATGGCGGCGCGCCTCAGGATTGGCTCGATCTTTCGACCGGGATCAATCCGCGGCCTTGGCCCGTTCCGGCAAGCCTCTTCGCCGATGCGCTGCATCGCCTCCCCGCGCAGGCCGACCAAGAGGCTTTGATCCTCAGCGCGGCCGAAGCTTACAATGCGCCGAAAGAGGCCGCCATCGTCCCCGCGCCCGGTACGCAAGCGCTGATCCAATGGCTGCCGCATCTCGCCCCGCCGGGCGGTGTCGCCATCCTCGGGCCGACCTATAGCGAGCACGCGCAATCCTGGCAGCGCGCCGGACGGACGGTTTTCCCGATTGCCGACATGAAAGCGCTTCCGCGAGAGGTCCGGCATGTGATCGTGGTCAATCCGAACAATCCGGATGGGCGCATTTTCGAGTCCGCGCGTTTCAAGCAGATCGCCGACGAGATGAGAAGCCGCGGCGGCTGGCTGATCGTGGATGAATCCTTCGCCGATATCGATCCGGCCATCGGCTGCGCCGCGCTTTGCACCGATCTTCCCATTGTCGTGCTGCGCTCCTTCGGCAAGTTTTTCGGCCTGCCAGGCCTGCGCCTGGGCTTTCTCATCGCAGAACCGCGCATCGCTGCGTCTTTCGAGGCTGCGCTTGGACCCTGGGCCGTGTCGGCACCGGCATTGACGATCGGCGCCGCGGCATTGAAGGATCGTGCCTGGGCCGTGGCTGCCCGGGCCAGTCTCGACATGATGGCGCAACGCCTCGATGCCATCCTTCAGATGGCTGGGTTTCGTCTCGTCGGCGGTCTACCCTTGTTTCGCCTCGTGCAACATGCCGACGCCCGCGCCCTGCATAAAAAGCTCGCACGAAAATATATCTGGTGCCGGCGCTTCGATGAATCGCCAGATCGCCTTCGCTTTGGCCTGCCGCGCGACGACAAGGACCTCGCACGTTTGAAGGAAGCTCTCGTATCGCCATGA
- the cbiB gene encoding adenosylcobinamide-phosphate synthase CbiB, translating to MFLSHESLWILVLALLLDAVIGDPDVLWAHVPHPAVLMGRLIAALDRRCNDPARSEARRKAAGVFVLTILVIAAIGIGFGLERLLDAIPFGSFIAAFLASVLFAQRSLYGHIKKVRSAFTDEGLESARSAVARVVGRDPQVLDEAAICRAAIESCAENFSDGVVAPAFWFALFGLPGLITYKIVNTADSMIGHKTPRHAAFGWASARFDDLLNLAPARLAGLLLSVVAPVVGGDIKHTLSIMWRDARLHRSPNAGWPESAAAGALGLALAGPRQYAGQVVDDPFLNPQGRMATPDDISRALHLLVAGCGLEILIYAALALLL from the coding sequence ATGTTCCTATCACATGAGTCTCTCTGGATACTCGTTCTCGCGCTCCTGCTCGACGCTGTGATTGGCGATCCCGATGTCCTGTGGGCGCATGTGCCGCATCCCGCGGTGCTGATGGGACGATTGATCGCGGCTTTGGACCGGCGATGCAATGATCCCGCGCGATCTGAAGCGCGAAGGAAAGCTGCGGGGGTCTTCGTCCTTACGATCCTGGTGATCGCCGCCATCGGCATTGGCTTTGGCCTCGAACGCCTGCTCGACGCCATTCCTTTTGGGTCTTTCATCGCAGCGTTTCTGGCTTCGGTGCTTTTTGCACAGAGAAGCCTCTACGGCCACATCAAAAAAGTGCGCAGCGCTTTCACGGACGAGGGACTTGAGTCGGCGCGCAGTGCCGTGGCGCGCGTGGTTGGCCGAGACCCGCAGGTTTTGGATGAGGCCGCGATCTGCCGCGCGGCGATTGAATCCTGCGCCGAGAATTTTTCAGACGGCGTGGTGGCGCCGGCCTTCTGGTTCGCGCTGTTCGGATTGCCTGGTCTCATTACCTATAAAATCGTCAATACGGCGGATTCGATGATCGGTCATAAGACGCCGCGCCATGCCGCCTTCGGCTGGGCCTCCGCGCGGTTCGACGATCTTTTGAATCTCGCTCCCGCGCGCCTCGCCGGTCTGCTTTTATCTGTCGTGGCGCCGGTCGTGGGCGGCGACATAAAGCATACGCTTTCCATCATGTGGCGCGATGCGAGGCTGCATCGCTCGCCCAATGCGGGCTGGCCGGAAAGCGCCGCCGCTGGCGCGCTTGGCCTCGCGCTGGCAGGTCCGCGCCAATATGCGGGGCAGGTGGTCGATGATCCTTTTTTAAATCCGCAAGGCCGCATGGCAACGCCCGATGATATTTCGCGTGCGCTGCATTTGCTGGTCGCTGGGTGCGGGCTTGAGATTTTGATTTATGCGGCGCTTGCGCTGCTTCTCTAG
- a CDS encoding cobyric acid synthase, with protein sequence MIQGTGSGVGKSTLVAGLARAFTRRGLRVQPFKPQNMSNNAAVTADGGEIGRAQALQARAARVAPSIHMNPVLLKPETDRGAQIIVQGRSIGHASAADYAKRKIELLPSVLESFRHLEQAADLVLVEGAGSPAEINLRANDIANMGFANAADLPVIIAGDIDRGGVIASLAGTHAVLAPEDRDRIKGFLINKFRGDPSLFQDGIEAISRITSWPSLGLIPFLPATANLPAEDSLDLRRRSTASKFKIAVPALARIANFDDLDPLGQEPDVELVFVRPGSALPGDADLVILPGSKSTMGDLAFLREQGWHIDIAAHVRRGGHVLGLCGGYQMLGLAIEDLDGVDGTPGSIDGLGLLSVETRMAAEKRTTPVLSATHCLTGAQISGYEIHLGATQGADCARPMLMIEDRPDGATSPDGRVQGTYVHGLFSSDSFRKQWLAGFGIASQLAYEAQMEAALDALADHLEKHADLDAVLKIARSR encoded by the coding sequence ATGATCCAGGGCACCGGATCGGGCGTCGGCAAATCGACCTTGGTCGCGGGGCTCGCCCGCGCTTTCACACGGCGCGGTTTGCGCGTGCAGCCTTTCAAGCCACAGAACATGTCGAACAATGCGGCCGTGACCGCAGACGGCGGCGAGATCGGCCGTGCCCAGGCTCTCCAGGCCCGTGCCGCGCGGGTCGCACCCAGCATCCATATGAATCCCGTCCTGTTGAAGCCCGAGACGGATCGCGGCGCGCAGATCATCGTGCAGGGCCGATCGATCGGCCACGCCAGCGCGGCGGATTATGCGAAACGCAAGATCGAGCTTCTGCCTTCGGTGCTGGAGAGCTTCAGGCATCTCGAACAAGCTGCCGATCTGGTGCTTGTCGAAGGCGCAGGCAGCCCGGCCGAGATCAATCTGCGGGCGAACGATATCGCCAATATGGGCTTTGCCAATGCCGCCGATCTGCCCGTGATCATCGCCGGCGACATCGATCGCGGCGGCGTCATCGCGAGCCTCGCCGGAACCCATGCCGTTCTGGCGCCGGAAGACCGCGACAGGATCAAAGGTTTTCTCATCAATAAATTTCGCGGCGATCCGAGCCTGTTTCAGGACGGTATCGAGGCGATCTCGCGAATCACCTCCTGGCCCAGCCTCGGCCTCATTCCCTTTCTGCCTGCGACGGCCAATCTTCCAGCGGAAGATTCGCTCGACCTCCGCCGCCGGAGCACGGCCTCCAAATTCAAGATCGCCGTGCCGGCCTTGGCGCGGATCGCGAATTTCGACGATCTCGATCCGCTTGGGCAGGAGCCCGATGTCGAACTCGTTTTCGTGCGTCCGGGGAGTGCCCTGCCCGGCGATGCCGATCTCGTCATCCTGCCCGGCTCAAAATCGACCATGGGCGATCTCGCCTTTCTGCGCGAGCAGGGCTGGCACATCGATATTGCCGCGCATGTGCGCCGCGGCGGCCATGTGCTCGGGCTTTGCGGCGGCTATCAAATGCTGGGCCTTGCGATCGAAGACTTGGACGGCGTCGATGGCACGCCCGGCAGCATCGACGGATTGGGCCTCCTTTCGGTCGAAACGCGCATGGCGGCGGAGAAACGCACAACGCCCGTTCTGAGCGCCACGCATTGCCTGACGGGAGCGCAGATCTCGGGCTATGAGATCCATTTGGGCGCGACGCAAGGCGCCGATTGCGCAAGGCCCATGCTCATGATCGAAGATCGCCCGGACGGCGCGACATCGCCCGACGGCCGCGTGCAAGGCACTTATGTCCATGGGCTTTTTTCATCCGACAGCTTTCGCAAGCAATGGCTCGCAGGCTTCGGGATCGCGTCGCAATTGGCCTATGAGGCACAGATGGAAGCAGCGCTCGACGCGCTCGCCGATCACCTCGAGAAACATGCCGATCTCGATGCGGTTTTGAAGATCGCGCGGAGCCGTTGA
- the dusA gene encoding tRNA dihydrouridine(20/20a) synthase DusA has translation MKLDQRFIFSVAPMMEWTDRHCRFFHRVLSRHARLYTEMVTTAAILRGHRDRLLAYDAAEHPVALQLGGSDPADLAAAAAIGADFGYDEINLNIGCPSDRVQEGAFGACLMREPALVGDCVAAMKARVSIPVTVKCRLGVDDQDPQEALHALAESVIAAGADALIVHARKAWLKGLSPRENRDVPPLDYGLVHALKQRFPQTPVILNGGLVRLDQMQEQLQQHVDGVMVGRAAYQDPALLLDVDRLLFGAEPAAEDAFAAIELFMPYVERRLAEGVPLHAMTRHILGLFNGRKGARAWRRHLATEGVKPGADARILREALAYVRDPARRDMAEAAA, from the coding sequence ATGAAGTTGGATCAGCGGTTCATATTCAGCGTCGCGCCCATGATGGAATGGACCGACCGGCATTGCCGGTTCTTCCATCGCGTCTTGTCGCGCCATGCGCGGCTTTATACCGAGATGGTGACGACCGCTGCCATTCTGCGCGGTCATCGCGACCGGCTGCTGGCCTATGACGCGGCTGAACATCCCGTGGCTCTGCAGCTCGGCGGCTCCGATCCTGCCGACCTCGCCGCGGCCGCGGCCATTGGTGCGGACTTCGGTTATGACGAGATCAATCTCAACATCGGGTGCCCGTCCGACCGCGTGCAGGAGGGCGCTTTCGGTGCTTGCCTGATGCGCGAGCCGGCGCTCGTCGGCGACTGCGTCGCCGCGATGAAGGCGCGGGTTTCAATCCCCGTCACGGTGAAATGCCGGCTCGGCGTCGACGATCAAGATCCGCAAGAAGCGCTTCATGCGCTGGCCGAAAGCGTGATCGCGGCCGGCGCGGACGCCTTGATCGTGCATGCCCGCAAGGCCTGGCTGAAAGGCCTGTCGCCGCGTGAAAATCGCGATGTGCCGCCCTTGGATTATGGCCTCGTGCATGCGCTCAAACAGCGCTTTCCGCAAACGCCGGTCATCCTCAACGGTGGCCTCGTGCGGCTCGATCAGATGCAAGAGCAATTGCAGCAGCATGTCGATGGGGTGATGGTCGGGCGCGCGGCCTATCAGGACCCGGCGCTTCTGCTCGATGTGGACCGGCTGCTCTTTGGTGCCGAACCCGCCGCCGAAGATGCTTTCGCGGCGATCGAACTTTTCATGCCTTATGTCGAGCGGCGTTTGGCCGAGGGCGTGCCGCTGCATGCCATGACGCGGCATATTCTGGGCCTCTTCAATGGGCGCAAGGGCGCGCGCGCCTGGCGGCGGCATTTGGCGACCGAAGGCGTGAAGCCCGGCGCCGATGCGCGGATATTGCGCGAGGCTTTGGCCTATGTGCGCGATCCGGCGCGGCGCGATATGGCCGAGGCGGCGGCGTAG
- a CDS encoding ribbon-helix-helix domain-containing protein, protein MCEIFISADPKLYEMKTRSLRLHGVSTSLRLENLFWTILTEIGARDGMTLNQLITKLYNEIVESGFEKHNFASFLRVCCARYLALQRDGRIPADRKVAIGSLNPAFVLADERRPRPRLAKVNSYAAASAISRRAGSRT, encoded by the coding sequence ATGTGCGAGATTTTCATCAGCGCCGATCCGAAGCTTTATGAGATGAAGACGCGCTCATTGCGCCTGCATGGGGTTTCGACAAGCCTCAGGCTCGAGAACCTGTTTTGGACGATTCTGACCGAGATCGGCGCGCGCGACGGCATGACGCTCAATCAGCTCATCACCAAACTTTACAATGAGATCGTCGAGTCGGGCTTCGAAAAGCACAATTTCGCATCGTTTCTGCGGGTCTGTTGTGCGCGCTATCTGGCGCTGCAACGCGACGGGCGCATTCCGGCCGATCGTAAAGTGGCGATCGGCAGCCTCAATCCGGCTTTCGTTCTCGCCGACGAAAGACGGCCCCGGCCGCGTTTGGCGAAAGTGAATTCCTACGCCGCCGCCTCGGCCATATCGCGCCGCGCCGGATCGCGCACATAG
- a CDS encoding DJ-1/PfpI family protein has translation MGKRILLIAGDFAEDYETMVPFQALLAVGLSVDAVCPNKKAGETIATAIHDFEGQQTYSEKRGHNFALTADFTDVAAANYDGLVIPGGRAPEYLRLDPNVIKIVQDFFAAGKPVAAICHGAQLLAAADVLKGRTCSAYPACRFDVEHAGGTYADIPINGAVTDGNLVTAPAWPAHPDWIGQFLKVLGVKISFEDQAAQAQVQSAA, from the coding sequence ATGGGCAAGCGTATCCTTTTGATCGCGGGCGATTTTGCCGAAGATTACGAAACCATGGTGCCGTTTCAGGCGCTCCTCGCCGTGGGCCTTTCCGTCGACGCGGTCTGCCCCAATAAAAAGGCGGGCGAGACGATCGCGACCGCCATTCACGATTTCGAAGGCCAACAGACCTATTCGGAAAAGCGCGGCCATAATTTCGCTTTGACCGCCGACTTCACCGATGTCGCCGCCGCGAATTATGACGGGCTCGTCATCCCCGGCGGCCGGGCGCCGGAGTATTTGCGCCTCGATCCCAATGTCATCAAAATCGTTCAGGATTTCTTCGCCGCCGGCAAGCCCGTCGCCGCGATCTGCCATGGCGCGCAATTGCTCGCCGCCGCCGATGTCTTGAAGGGCCGCACCTGTTCCGCCTATCCGGCCTGCCGTTTCGACGTGGAACATGCCGGCGGCACCTATGCCGATATTCCGATCAATGGCGCCGTCACGGATGGCAATCTCGTCACCGCGCCCGCCTGGCCCGCGCATCCGGACTGGATCGGCCAATTTCTCAAAGTTCTCGGCGTGAAAATCAGCTTCGAAGACCAAGCGGCTCAGGCTCAGGTTCAATCGGCGGCTTGA
- a CDS encoding ATP-binding protein, whose amino-acid sequence MSKNKKNPGGRGSSPAAKEALFPAAAPDQKKSKKIALKAKSKPAPVSPTAAEDFAKVLERIADALERLAPGETEAPAFAAADAFVWHAAAEMLQPVPRVSRVEIALLRGIDRIRDILTENTERFSRGLPANNVLLWGARGMGKSSLVKAAHAEINANLLASTPPLKLIEIHREDIDSLPHLMSLLRDAPFQFLLFCDDLSFDVADTSYKSLKAVLEGGIEGRPRNVLFYATSNRRHLMPRDMVDNERSTAINPGEAVEEKISLSDRFGLWLGFHNCSQAEYLDMVFAYVDHFSLGGEKEKITAEALEWSVTRGARSGRTAWQFIQELAGRLGKAIA is encoded by the coding sequence ATGTCCAAAAATAAAAAGAATCCCGGCGGGCGCGGTTCGTCTCCGGCGGCGAAAGAGGCGCTTTTCCCGGCAGCCGCCCCCGATCAGAAAAAGAGCAAAAAAATTGCCTTGAAGGCGAAGTCGAAGCCGGCCCCGGTTTCCCCTACGGCGGCAGAGGATTTCGCCAAGGTCTTGGAGCGGATCGCAGACGCGCTCGAAAGATTGGCGCCGGGCGAGACGGAAGCGCCCGCCTTCGCAGCCGCCGATGCTTTCGTCTGGCATGCCGCGGCCGAAATGCTCCAGCCCGTGCCGCGCGTGAGCCGCGTCGAGATCGCGCTTTTACGCGGGATCGACCGCATCCGCGATATTTTGACGGAGAATACGGAACGTTTCTCGAGAGGTCTGCCCGCCAATAATGTGCTTTTGTGGGGCGCCCGCGGCATGGGCAAATCCTCCCTCGTGAAAGCCGCGCATGCCGAGATCAACGCCAATCTTTTGGCGAGCACGCCGCCTTTGAAGCTCATCGAAATTCATCGCGAAGACATAGACAGCCTGCCGCACCTCATGAGCTTGCTCCGCGACGCGCCCTTTCAATTCCTGCTGTTTTGCGACGACCTGTCCTTCGACGTCGCGGACACGAGCTATAAGTCCCTAAAAGCCGTGCTCGAAGGCGGTATCGAAGGCCGACCGCGCAATGTGCTCTTCTATGCGACCTCCAACCGCCGCCATCTCATGCCGCGCGACATGGTCGACAACGAGCGCTCCACCGCGATCAATCCGGGCGAGGCGGTCGAAGAGAAAATCTCGCTTTCGGACCGCTTTGGGCTCTGGCTCGGCTTCCACAATTGCTCGCAGGCCGAATATCTCGACATGGTCTTCGCCTATGTCGACCATTTCAGCCTAGGCGGCGAAAAGGAGAAAATCACCGCCGAGGCGCTCGAATGGTCGGTGACGCGCGGCGCCCGCTCGGGCCGGACGGCGTGGCAATTCATCCAGGAACTCGCCGGGCGGCTTGGCAAGGCGATCGCGTGA
- a CDS encoding globin family protein, whose translation MTPAEVDMVKTTFVQILPQADEFGPKFYERLFSLDPTLKEMFKEDMAVQSKKLVRMLATLVAGLQSLETVVPTLEALAIRHVGYGVRDEHYNVIGQSLIWTLEQQLGEAFTPEVRNAWIATYVLIAETMKAAARDAIDHSTKGNAAAVEQAAPG comes from the coding sequence ATGACGCCTGCCGAAGTCGATATGGTCAAGACGACATTCGTTCAAATTCTGCCTCAGGCGGACGAATTCGGACCGAAATTCTACGAGCGCCTGTTCAGCCTGGACCCCACCTTGAAGGAGATGTTCAAGGAGGATATGGCCGTCCAGAGCAAGAAATTGGTCCGCATGCTCGCGACGCTCGTTGCCGGCCTTCAAAGTCTCGAGACCGTCGTCCCGACGCTCGAAGCCCTCGCGATCCGGCACGTCGGCTACGGTGTGCGCGACGAGCATTATAATGTCATCGGACAAAGTCTGATTTGGACCTTGGAGCAGCAATTGGGCGAGGCTTTCACGCCCGAGGTGCGCAATGCCTGGATCGCGACTTATGTCCTCATCGCTGAAACGATGAAGGCCGCGGCCCGCGACGCGATAGACCATTCAACCAAAGGCAATGCGGCCGCCGTCGAACAGGCAGCGCCGGGCTAG
- the yajC gene encoding preprotein translocase subunit YajC: MMETLLITPAYAQTAAGAAVGLNDILIQYVAPFGLIFIIMYFLVLRPQTKKAKDHAELVKNVRRGDSIVTSGGLIGKVTKVIDDAEVEIEIAPNVRVRVARPMIADVRSKAEPVKEQA; encoded by the coding sequence ATGATGGAGACGCTTTTGATTACGCCCGCTTATGCGCAGACCGCGGCTGGTGCGGCTGTCGGTTTGAACGATATTCTCATCCAATATGTCGCGCCTTTCGGCCTGATCTTCATCATCATGTATTTTTTGGTCCTGCGACCGCAGACGAAAAAAGCCAAAGATCATGCCGAACTCGTCAAGAACGTCCGGCGCGGTGACAGTATCGTGACGTCCGGTGGGCTCATCGGTAAGGTCACCAAGGTGATCGACGACGCCGAAGTCGAAATCGAGATCGCGCCGAATGTCAGGGTGCGCGTGGCGCGTCCGATGATCGCCGATGTGCGGTCCAAAGCCGAGCCCGTCAAGGAACAGGCTTGA
- the secD gene encoding protein translocase subunit SecD → MLRFATWKIVSILAMTALAFLVIVPSLLSPATREVVSSHIPSWVPFKTIVLGLDLQGGSHVLLEVDSASVVKTQVDNLRDDVRRVLREEKVSITGGIGILPRGVQLRIADAAERDRILPKLHQLGTPVGAGLTGRVSTLDVNDNGSGLIQLTLTDAGIKDKIRRAVEQSIEVLRRRVDALGTTEPNIQRQGDDRILVEVPGLQNPDKLKEILGTTAKLEFRLVADPGADSNDVEMLDQTDQPGKIPVEKRVMVQGEDLTDASPGFDSRTQEPIVNFKFNIRGGQRFGQVTSENVGRPFAIVLDGKVISAPRILGPITGGSGQISGHFTVESANNLSVLLRAGALPAKLTIVEERTVGPGLGQDSIDAGKRAAYVGAALVAFYMLITYGTFGIFANIALFVHISFIFAGLILLGATLTLPGIAGIVLTIGMAVDSNVLIYERIREENHMGRSVIASLDAGFKRAFATIVDSNVTMFVAAAILYFLGSGPVRGFAVSLGLGILTSIVTAVTMTRMMIAVWYQFARPKRLPI, encoded by the coding sequence ATGCTGCGTTTCGCGACTTGGAAAATCGTTTCGATCCTCGCCATGACGGCTTTGGCCTTCCTGGTGATCGTGCCGAGCCTGCTTTCGCCTGCGACGCGCGAGGTCGTGTCGTCGCATATACCCTCCTGGGTGCCTTTCAAGACCATCGTGCTCGGCCTCGACCTTCAAGGCGGCTCGCATGTGCTGCTCGAAGTCGACAGCGCTTCGGTGGTGAAGACGCAGGTCGACAATTTACGCGACGACGTGCGCCGCGTGCTGCGCGAGGAGAAGGTTTCGATCACGGGTGGCATAGGCATCTTGCCGCGCGGCGTGCAATTGCGCATTGCCGACGCGGCGGAGCGCGACCGAATCCTGCCGAAGCTCCACCAGCTTGGGACGCCGGTCGGCGCCGGACTGACAGGACGCGTGTCCACGCTGGACGTCAATGACAATGGCAGCGGCCTTATTCAGCTTACGCTGACGGATGCGGGTATCAAGGACAAGATCAGACGTGCCGTAGAGCAGTCGATTGAGGTTCTGCGCCGCCGCGTCGATGCGCTCGGCACGACGGAGCCCAATATCCAGCGCCAAGGCGACGACCGCATTCTGGTCGAGGTGCCGGGCCTGCAGAACCCCGATAAGCTCAAAGAAATTCTGGGCACGACGGCGAAGCTCGAGTTCCGCCTCGTCGCCGATCCAGGCGCCGATTCGAACGATGTCGAAATGCTCGATCAGACCGATCAGCCGGGCAAGATCCCGGTCGAGAAACGCGTCATGGTGCAAGGCGAAGACTTGACCGATGCGTCGCCCGGCTTCGACAGCCGGACGCAGGAGCCGATCGTCAATTTCAAATTCAATATTCGCGGCGGCCAGCGCTTCGGCCAGGTGACATCTGAAAATGTCGGGCGGCCCTTCGCCATCGTGCTCGACGGGAAGGTCATTTCGGCGCCACGTATTCTGGGGCCGATCACCGGCGGCTCCGGTCAGATCTCCGGGCATTTCACGGTTGAATCGGCGAATAATCTTTCGGTCTTGCTGCGTGCCGGCGCCTTGCCCGCCAAGCTTACGATCGTCGAAGAGCGCACTGTTGGTCCGGGCCTCGGGCAAGATTCGATCGATGCCGGCAAACGCGCCGCCTATGTGGGCGCGGCACTTGTCGCGTTCTATATGCTGATCACCTACGGCACGTTCGGCATATTCGCGAATATCGCGCTCTTCGTGCATATCAGCTTCATCTTCGCCGGGCTGATCTTGCTCGGCGCGACGCTGACCTTGCCGGGCATCGCAGGTATCGTGTTGACGATCGGCATGGCGGTCGACTCCAATGTGCTGATCTATGAGCGCATCAGGGAAGAAAACCATATGGGGCGTTCGGTCATCGCTTCGCTCGATGCCGGCTTCAAACGCGCGTTTGCGACGATCGTCGATTCGAATGTGACGATGTTCGTCGCCGCCGCGATCCTGTATTTTCTGGGCTCCGGCCCCGTGCGCGGCTTCGCGGTATCGCTCGGCCTTGGCATTCTGACCTCGATCGTCACCGCTGTGACCATGACGCGGATGATGATCGCCGTCTGGTATCAATTCGCGCGTCCGAAGCGCCTGCCGATATAA